The Methanolacinia paynteri sequence CGGGGAAGAGATAAGATCCTGCAGCCGCAGCAACGGTCAGGACTACACCTACACCGAGTATCACCGGGTCCATCACCGAGAGGAAGAAGAGGCACGTAAATATCCCCAAAACAGCCGGAACAGGAACCTTTCCGATCGTAAACGGTACACTGTAAGGCCTGCTCTTCTCCGGCATTTTGAACCTCAGCACTATCACTGCGGCGTTTATCACCGCAAACGTGAAGAAGAGGGTGAAGTTTGCTATCAGTGCAACGTCACGGATCTCTCCCGGAATAAGGAAGACCAGGGAGACCAGAAGGACGGCTGCAACTGACCAGACAGGTGTTTTTGTCCTCGGAGATATCCATGCAAATTTTCCGGGCATGCGATTATTCTTTGCCATCCCGTAAAGTATTCTCGAAGATGCAAGCATCATCAGGAGTGCAGTATTTGCAGTAGCGAAGAGTGCGATTATCGTAAATACCGTTCCTCCCCCGGAAAATGTGTTCTCCGCAACCATGGCAAAGGGGTTCTTGGAGCCTGCAACCGTTTCATAACCACCGATGCTGACGATCGATATCGATACGGCAATATACAGGATGACGGTCACGACAACTGCGATCATCAGCCCTTTCGGTATCGTCTTCTCTGGCTCTACGGTCTCCTCCGAGAGTTTGACGATCTCCTCGAACCCCTGGTAAGCAAAGAATATCAAAGCCGACGCCTGGAATACGCCTGCAATACCGAGCGGCATCGCCAGATAATCGACAGAACCGATGTACGGAAGCCCGATTATGATCATCCCGACGATTCCACCGGCCTCGATCAGAGTGAAGATGATTGCAACGGCGGCCGACTGTTTGATCCCCGAGAAGATAACCGCAGACAAAATGACGAGCACGGCAAAAGCAACCGGAAGAAGCGGGATTCCAGTAAATGTGCTGAAATAGCCTGCAAAACCGAGTGCGACAGTTGCGGCTCCCACAATCCCGGAGAGGATGACCATTATTCCGATAATGAATGCAAGTGTTCCCCCGAAGGAACGACGGGTGTATTCGTACTCGGCGCTCGCCTCGGTGAACATCGACGAGAGCTCCATATATGAAAGCCCGGTGAAGGCCGCAATCAGGGCCGAAAAGAGAAACGACAGCCAGAGAGCGTTTCCCGCCAGTGATGCGGCTTCGCCGATGAGTGCATAGACGCCGGCCCCCAGAATTATCCCGATCCCGGATATCGCTACGGCGGGCAGCGAGAGTGTCCGTTCAAGGGCGGGGCCTTTGTCTTTCATATAATGTTCTTGGA is a genomic window containing:
- a CDS encoding APC family permease, yielding MKDKGPALERTLSLPAVAISGIGIILGAGVYALIGEAASLAGNALWLSFLFSALIAAFTGLSYMELSSMFTEASAEYEYTRRSFGGTLAFIIGIMVILSGIVGAATVALGFAGYFSTFTGIPLLPVAFAVLVILSAVIFSGIKQSAAVAIIFTLIEAGGIVGMIIIGLPYIGSVDYLAMPLGIAGVFQASALIFFAYQGFEEIVKLSEETVEPEKTIPKGLMIAVVVTVILYIAVSISIVSIGGYETVAGSKNPFAMVAENTFSGGGTVFTIIALFATANTALLMMLASSRILYGMAKNNRMPGKFAWISPRTKTPVWSVAAVLLVSLVFLIPGEIRDVALIANFTLFFTFAVINAAVIVLRFKMPEKSRPYSVPFTIGKVPVPAVLGIFTCLFFLSVMDPVILGVGVVLTVAAAAGSYLFPEKETSV